Proteins co-encoded in one Lysobacter solisilvae genomic window:
- a CDS encoding serine hydrolase domain-containing protein, giving the protein MQLFKRAQVFIALLALGLVTATAGAQAPATEVPPTLQPPATSAAPPPADAMPGPTDRLTASDLEAWLDGFMPYALEQTDVAGSVVVVVKDGQVLLQKGYGFSDLAKRTPVDPERTLFRPGSVSKLFTWTAVMQLVEQGKLNLDEDVNKYIDFKIPAFDGKPVTLRNIMTHTSGMEEVIRGLIANDEKEILPLATTLKHWVPEREYAPGSTPAYSNYATALAGYIVERTSGKSFDDYIEQNIFLPLGMQHSTFRQPIQPNLKAMTSKGYETASDGKEKPYEYINLAPAGSLASPGSEMGRFMIAHLNNGAFGDRRILRDETAREMHGTGQASVGPLNKMMLGFYETTANGHRAIAHGGDTQWFHSDLQLFLDDGIGIYVSTNSSGKEGSARLIRDGLVTGFVNRYLPGPARTDGGVDAATAKAHAQMIAGSYISSRRAASNFMSLVYMMGQTKVVANDDGTISVPMLGTYSGAAKKWREVSPFLWQDTSSGDRLAADIVDGHVTRFSAEPLAAIMVFQRASWWQSPAVFMSLLFGSLAVLLLTVLAWPVSALVRRHYGVRYPLSGQDARAHRWIRLASLGVLLSVGGMVAMIFTMMSDLAMMSPSKDGLVIAVRAITTILLPIGAAIALWNAWSVLRSGRSWWARLWAIVLAVACLALLWIGIACHLVGFSANY; this is encoded by the coding sequence ATGCAACTGTTCAAACGAGCTCAGGTGTTCATTGCGCTGCTGGCGCTGGGCCTCGTGACGGCCACCGCCGGCGCGCAGGCGCCTGCCACCGAGGTGCCGCCGACCCTGCAGCCGCCCGCCACGTCCGCCGCTCCGCCGCCGGCCGACGCCATGCCCGGCCCGACCGACCGCCTGACCGCCAGCGACCTGGAAGCCTGGCTGGACGGGTTCATGCCCTACGCGCTGGAGCAGACCGACGTCGCCGGCTCGGTCGTGGTGGTGGTGAAGGACGGCCAGGTGCTGCTGCAGAAGGGGTACGGGTTCTCCGACCTGGCCAAGCGCACGCCGGTCGATCCGGAGCGCACGCTGTTCCGTCCCGGCTCGGTGTCCAAGCTGTTCACCTGGACCGCGGTGATGCAGCTGGTCGAGCAGGGCAAATTGAACCTCGACGAGGACGTCAACAAGTACATCGACTTCAAGATCCCGGCCTTCGATGGCAAGCCGGTCACCCTGCGCAACATCATGACCCACACCTCGGGCATGGAAGAGGTGATCCGCGGGCTCATCGCCAACGACGAGAAGGAGATCCTCCCGCTCGCCACGACCCTCAAGCACTGGGTGCCCGAGCGCGAGTACGCGCCAGGCTCCACGCCGGCCTACTCCAACTACGCCACCGCGCTGGCCGGCTACATCGTCGAACGCACGTCCGGCAAGTCGTTCGACGACTACATCGAGCAGAACATCTTCCTGCCGCTGGGCATGCAGCATTCCACCTTCCGCCAGCCGATCCAGCCGAACCTGAAGGCCATGACCTCGAAGGGCTATGAGACGGCCTCCGACGGCAAGGAAAAGCCCTACGAGTACATCAACCTCGCGCCTGCCGGCAGCCTGGCCTCGCCGGGGTCGGAAATGGGCAGGTTCATGATCGCGCACCTGAACAATGGCGCGTTCGGCGACCGGCGCATCCTGCGCGATGAAACCGCACGCGAGATGCACGGCACCGGGCAGGCCTCGGTGGGCCCGCTCAACAAGATGATGCTGGGCTTCTACGAAACCACCGCCAACGGCCACCGTGCGATCGCGCACGGCGGCGATACCCAGTGGTTCCACAGCGACCTGCAGCTGTTCCTCGACGACGGCATCGGCATCTACGTGTCGACCAACAGCTCCGGCAAGGAAGGCTCCGCGCGGCTGATCCGCGACGGCCTGGTCACCGGTTTCGTGAACCGGTACCTGCCCGGCCCCGCGCGCACCGACGGGGGTGTCGATGCCGCCACCGCCAAGGCGCACGCGCAGATGATCGCCGGCTCGTACATCAGCAGCCGCCGCGCGGCTTCGAACTTCATGAGCCTCGTGTACATGATGGGCCAGACCAAGGTCGTCGCAAATGACGACGGCACCATCAGCGTGCCGATGCTCGGCACCTACAGCGGCGCCGCGAAGAAGTGGCGCGAAGTGAGTCCCTTCCTGTGGCAGGACACCAGCAGCGGTGACCGCCTGGCGGCCGACATCGTCGACGGCCACGTGACGCGCTTCAGCGCCGAGCCGCTCGCCGCGATCATGGTGTTCCAGCGTGCATCGTGGTGGCAGTCGCCGGCGGTGTTCATGTCGCTGCTGTTCGGCAGTCTCGCCGTGCTGCTGCTCACCGTGCTCGCCTGGCCGGTGTCCGCGCTGGTACGCCGCCATTACGGCGTGCGCTACCCGCTCTCGGGCCAGGATGCGCGCGCGCACCGCTGGATCCGGCTGGCCTCGCTCGGCGTGCTCCTGTCGGTCGGTGGCATGGTCGCGATGATCTTCACGATGATGTCGGACCTCGCGATGATGTCGCCGAGCAAGGACGGCCTGGTCATCGCCGTGCGTGCGATCACGACGATCCTGCTGCCGATCGGTGCCGCCATCGCCTTGTGGAACGCGTGGAGCGTTCTTCGCAGCGGGCGTTCGTGGTGGGCCAGGCTGTGGGCCATCGTGCTCGCCGTCGCCTGCCTGGCGCTGCTGTGGATCGGCATTGCCTGCCATCTCGTCGGCTTCAGCGCGAACTACTGA
- a CDS encoding peptide MFS transporter has translation MSVLAPPRAIARSHWFNQPPGLAVLFLTQMWEIFSYYGMRTLLVYYMTKQLLFGQQHASLVYGVYVATFYFTPIVGGVISDRWLGRKRAVIIGAAIMSVGHFLMASESLLYFALAAIALGNGLFLPSLPSQIDDLYAKDDPRRGSAYNFYYVGINVGGLLAPLVCGTLGELYGWHWGFGAAGIGMLLGLVIYVLGARWLPPERPRARELAPATRMPRDAMRKRILALLGIGLCVMVFRGAYEQSGNTIALWADVGLDRAAGAFTIPMTWFQALNPLLVIFLTPLLVMRWTRQAGRGQEPSPAKKMATGAFVVACAFAMLACVDAGAGGHAHWSWLAGFFLLFTIGELFILPIGLGLFARLAPAGYAATTMAAWYFASFGGNLLAGALGTLWSVMGHAAFFGAMAAVAALAGALLGLLDAPVLRAEADNRVPA, from the coding sequence ATGAGCGTGCTGGCCCCGCCACGCGCCATCGCCCGGTCGCACTGGTTCAACCAGCCGCCGGGGCTGGCGGTTCTGTTCCTCACCCAGATGTGGGAGATCTTCTCCTACTACGGCATGCGCACGCTTCTCGTCTATTACATGACCAAGCAGCTGCTGTTCGGCCAGCAGCATGCCTCGCTGGTCTACGGCGTGTACGTGGCGACGTTCTACTTCACCCCGATCGTCGGGGGCGTCATTTCCGATCGCTGGCTGGGCCGCAAGCGCGCCGTCATCATCGGTGCGGCCATCATGTCCGTCGGGCACTTCCTGATGGCCTCGGAATCGTTGCTCTATTTCGCCCTCGCGGCGATCGCGCTGGGCAACGGCCTGTTCCTGCCGAGCCTGCCGAGCCAGATCGACGACCTGTACGCGAAGGACGATCCGCGGCGCGGCTCGGCGTACAACTTCTACTACGTCGGCATCAACGTCGGCGGGCTGCTCGCCCCGCTGGTGTGCGGCACGCTGGGGGAGCTGTACGGCTGGCATTGGGGCTTTGGCGCGGCTGGCATCGGCATGCTGCTGGGCCTTGTCATCTACGTCCTCGGCGCGCGCTGGCTGCCGCCAGAGCGACCCAGGGCGCGCGAGCTGGCGCCCGCCACGCGCATGCCGCGTGACGCGATGCGCAAGCGGATCCTCGCCCTGCTGGGCATCGGGCTGTGCGTCATGGTGTTCCGGGGTGCGTACGAGCAGTCCGGCAACACGATCGCGCTGTGGGCCGACGTCGGCCTGGATCGCGCGGCCGGGGCCTTCACCATTCCGATGACATGGTTCCAGGCGCTCAATCCGCTGCTGGTGATCTTCCTCACGCCGTTGCTGGTCATGCGGTGGACCCGGCAGGCCGGGCGGGGCCAGGAACCGTCGCCGGCGAAGAAGATGGCGACGGGGGCGTTCGTGGTCGCGTGCGCATTCGCGATGCTCGCCTGCGTCGATGCGGGCGCCGGCGGGCACGCGCACTGGAGCTGGCTGGCGGGGTTCTTCCTCCTGTTCACCATCGGCGAGCTTTTCATCCTGCCGATCGGGCTGGGCCTGTTCGCACGGCTGGCCCCGGCGGGTTACGCCGCGACCACGATGGCCGCCTGGTACTTCGCGTCGTTCGGCGGAAATCTCCTGGCAGGTGCGCTCGGCACCCTGTGGAGCGTGATGGGACACGCGGCCTTCTTCGGCGCGATGGCGGCGGTCGCCGCGCTGGCCGGCGCGCTGCTGGGGCTGCTGGACGCCCCGGTGCTGCGGGCCGAGGCGGACAACCGGGTGCCGGCATGA
- a CDS encoding dipeptide epimerase, with amino-acid sequence MSQVDRIELELANELLQLSAPFRISGHVFRDSPVTVATLRQGGCTGRGEAAGVYYLADRPADMLPALEAVRGTIEAGISRDELRELLPRGGARNAVDCALWELEAARAGVPAWQLAGMERPRRLLTTFTVGADEPAVMARRAQAYTHARAIKVKLTGELELDQDRVRAIRAARPEVWLGVDANQGYEAQALSRLLPTLVDAGVSLLEQPCARGRESELDGVEHIIPIAADESILDLAELESRGRWFDVVNIKLDKCGGLTEGLLMARHARELGLQVMVGNMVGTSLAMAPAFLLGQYCDVVDLDGPLFLTRDRDHGLVYADGHVDCPENVWGAPGAVS; translated from the coding sequence GTGAGCCAAGTTGACCGCATCGAACTGGAGCTGGCGAACGAGTTGTTGCAGCTCTCCGCCCCGTTCCGGATATCCGGGCACGTGTTCCGCGACTCGCCGGTGACCGTGGCAACGTTGCGGCAAGGCGGCTGCACCGGACGCGGCGAAGCCGCCGGCGTCTATTACCTGGCCGACCGGCCCGCCGACATGCTGCCGGCTTTGGAAGCGGTCCGCGGCACGATCGAGGCGGGCATCAGCCGCGATGAGTTGCGCGAACTGCTGCCGCGCGGCGGCGCCCGCAATGCGGTCGACTGCGCCTTGTGGGAACTCGAAGCCGCGCGTGCCGGCGTTCCGGCATGGCAACTGGCCGGAATGGAGCGCCCGAGGCGCCTGCTGACGACCTTCACCGTCGGCGCCGACGAGCCGGCGGTGATGGCCCGGCGCGCGCAGGCCTACACCCATGCCCGCGCGATCAAGGTCAAGCTCACCGGCGAACTCGAGCTGGACCAGGACCGGGTACGCGCCATCCGCGCAGCGCGGCCGGAGGTGTGGCTGGGCGTGGACGCCAACCAGGGTTACGAGGCCCAGGCACTGTCACGGCTGTTGCCGACGCTCGTCGACGCGGGTGTCAGCCTGCTGGAACAGCCGTGCGCGCGCGGTCGCGAGTCCGAGCTGGACGGGGTCGAGCACATCATTCCCATCGCCGCCGACGAAAGCATCCTCGACCTGGCGGAGCTGGAATCGCGCGGCCGCTGGTTCGACGTGGTCAACATCAAGCTGGACAAGTGCGGCGGCCTGACAGAAGGCCTGCTGATGGCGCGGCACGCACGCGAGCTGGGTCTGCAGGTCATGGTCGGCAACATGGTGGGGACGAGCCTGGCCATGGCGCCTGCGTTCCTGCTGGGACAGTACTGCGACGTCGTCGACCTGGACGGCCCGCTGTTCCTGACCCGCGACCGCGACCACGGCCTGGTCTACGCCGACGGCCACGTCGACTGCCCGGAGAACGTGTGGGGTGCCCCGGGCGCGGTGTCATGA